Part of the Rhodococcus sp. OK302 genome is shown below.
CATGGATCTGCGAAGCCCTGTTGCTCCAACGACAGACCTAAGATTGCAAGACACCGCGATGCAATGAGTCCGCCCATACAGTCACCGTCGGGCGCGGCCGCACGAGTCGCTTGATGCGTAGCACCGCGCTTCCGCTAATGTACTGAGCGCGGCCCGACGGACTTCCGCTGTGATTCACAGCCACGGACATGCCCCCACCCGCACGACTCGATTCGTGCTGCCTGGGGGATCTCACTGTGACCTTGCTTCGTACTTCTGCCAACAGGATTGGTGCGATGGCGCATCCTGATTCTCTGGTGGAACAGTTGTTGGAGCAGATGCTGTTCCGTACCGGCCGACGCGCCAGTGAATCGGAGCAGAAATCGTGGAGCCGTAGCCTTCCCGTTCTGGCCAATGATTTGATTGAGGCCGGACTCGGTGGCGTCGAGATGTTGGTCGAGTATCATCTACCGCTCACTTCTCAGCGCGCTGACGTCATTCTTGCGGGCATGCATCCCGCCACGGGTAGACCGTCCTACGTCGTCGTGGAACTCAAACAGTGGTCGGCCGCGCAACGATACGAAGATAGTGCTGACCTTGTCGATGTACCGGGAATGCCTGGTGGTCCCAAGCTACATCCGGTCGCACAGGTCAAGGGTTACTGCGACTATCTGTTGGACTTCGCGAAAGCTCTTGCGGATCAGCCGGACGCGGTTGCCGGTGTCGCCTACCTCCATAACGCCACAGATCCCGCGGCTGTCGCAGATCTTCGGTCCTATCCGATATCCCTCGCCGGGCGGTTGTTCACCGGCGCTGATCGCGGCGATCTGCAGACCTTCCTCAAATCTCGGCTGTCGACCGAGTCGTCAGGCCACACCGCCGGCGACACATTGATCCGGTCCGCGGTTGCGCCGTCTCAACAGCTCCTCAAAGTGGCTGCCGCCGAAGTCCGGGATCGGCCGCAGTTTCACTTGCTGGGTGACCAGCAACTCGCTGTCGACCTCGTACTCCACGCAGTCGAGCAGGCGCATCAGCTCGATCACAAGCGAGTGATCATCGTGACCGGTGGACCTGGCAGCGGGAAGAGCGTTGTTGCTCTATCCCTACTGGGCGAACTGGCAAGGCGAGGGCGAACAGTGTTGCACGCCACTGGTTCCCGGTCCTTCACACAAACTCTCCGCAAAGTGGCCGGAGCCCGCGCACCGCGGGTTCAGAAGATGTTCAAATACTTCAATCAGTTCATGGTCGCGGATCGGAACGGCCTCGACGTCTTAATCCTCGACGAAGCCCACCGCATCCGCGAGACCTCGGTAGACCGCTACACCAAAGCCGAACTGCGAACCGAGCGACCGCAGTTGGATGAATTGATGGCAGCAGCCCGCGTCCCCGTCTTCCTGCTCGACGAGTTCCAGGTAGTGCGTCCCGGCGAGATGGGATCGCTGGAACAAATCGAACGCCATGCAAAATCTCTCGGCCTGGAAACCCAGCATGTTCATCTCGGTGAGCAATTCCGTTGCGGCGGTAGCGAAGAGTACGTTCTCTGGGTCAAGCAACTCCTCGGACTCTCCGAAGGTAAGCCTGTTCCCTGGAGTGGAGACCCCCAGTTTTCCATTCGCATTGCTGACACTCCGCAAGAGATGGAGCATCTACTGTCCCAGCAGATGGAGCGCGGATACTCAGCTCGTATGACAGCAGGCTACTGCTGGCCGTGGAGCAACGCCGAAAAGGACGGCACTCTCGTGGCGGATGTCGAAATCGAAAACTGGTCTCGGCCGTGGAACAGCAA
Proteins encoded:
- a CDS encoding DUF2075 domain-containing protein, which translates into the protein MTLLRTSANRIGAMAHPDSLVEQLLEQMLFRTGRRASESEQKSWSRSLPVLANDLIEAGLGGVEMLVEYHLPLTSQRADVILAGMHPATGRPSYVVVELKQWSAAQRYEDSADLVDVPGMPGGPKLHPVAQVKGYCDYLLDFAKALADQPDAVAGVAYLHNATDPAAVADLRSYPISLAGRLFTGADRGDLQTFLKSRLSTESSGHTAGDTLIRSAVAPSQQLLKVAAAEVRDRPQFHLLGDQQLAVDLVLHAVEQAHQLDHKRVIIVTGGPGSGKSVVALSLLGELARRGRTVLHATGSRSFTQTLRKVAGARAPRVQKMFKYFNQFMVADRNGLDVLILDEAHRIRETSVDRYTKAELRTERPQLDELMAAARVPVFLLDEFQVVRPGEMGSLEQIERHAKSLGLETQHVHLGEQFRCGGSEEYVLWVKQLLGLSEGKPVPWSGDPQFSIRIADTPQEMEHLLSQQMERGYSARMTAGYCWPWSNAEKDGTLVADVEIENWSRPWNSKSDRRIGNAPPAPLWATEDGGFGQVGCVYTAQGFEYDWSGVILGPDLVWRNGAFTTVRTANRDPDLKNTKKIGDVRFNRLIRNIYKVLLTRGMIGTVIYSTDEETRIALRSLVSKHG